Proteins encoded within one genomic window of Glycine soja cultivar W05 chromosome 1, ASM419377v2, whole genome shotgun sequence:
- the LOC114410638 gene encoding glutathione S-transferase U18-like produces MTKNELRLLGAWFSPYALRVQIALNLKGLDYEVVEETLNPKSDLLLKSNPVHKKIPVLLHGDKVICESAIIVEYIDEVWSNNALSILPQNAYDRANARFWVSYIDDKWYTSIRNTILAEAADQDDEAKKPHFVGMEEALERMEEVFNKCSEGRAYFGGDTIGIIDIAFGSLWGWVRVIEEMNGRKVFDEAKNPALAKWADKFSADPAVKGVLPETQKLIEFAKIRKQKWAAAAAK; encoded by the exons ATGACTAAAAACGAGTTGAGGCTTTTGGGTGCTTGGTTCAGTCCATATGCCCTGAGGGTGCAGATTGCCCTTAACCTCAAGGGTCTAGATTATGAGGTTGTTGAAGAGACCTTGAATCCCAAAAGTGATCTGCTTCTTAAGTCCAACCCTGTGCACAAGAAAATCCCAGTTCTACTCCATGGAGATAAAGTCATATGTGAATCTGCAATCATAGTTGAGTACATAGATGAGGTTTGGTCCAACAATGCTCTCTCCATCCTTCCACAAAATGCTTATGACCGAGCTAATGCCCGATTTTGGGTTTCTTACATCGATGACAAG TGGTATACGTCCATAAGGAATACTATTTTGGCTGAAGCGGCTGATCAAGATGATGAGGCAAAGAAGCCACACTTTGTGGGAATGGAAGAAGCTCTTGAGAGGATGGAAGAAGTGTTCAACAAGTGCAGTGAAGGAAGGGCTTATTTTGGAGGAGATACAATTGGAATTATTGACATTGCTTTTGGGAGCCTTTGGGGTTGGGTGAGAGTGATAGAGGAGATGAATGGAAGAAAAGTGTTTGATGAAGCAAAAAACCCTGCTTTGGCTAAATGGGCTGATAAGTTTTCTGCTGATCCTGCTGTGAAGGGTGTTCTTCCAGAGACTCAAAAGCTTATTGAGTTTGCCAAAATTCGTAAGCAAAAATGGGCTGCTGCAGCTGcaaagtaa
- the LOC114406550 gene encoding uncharacterized protein LOC114406550, producing the protein MAESNNNKNVQPAILTFDGHYDHWAKLMENFLRSKEYWHLVEHGISIVTNKTTASEAELKAMEEQQLNDMKIKNYLYQAIDREILDTILNDDTSKDIWDSMKQKFQGPTRVKRAQLQALRQEFEMLQMKEDETVNSYFARTLKIAKSMKACEERMRENIIAAKILRSMIPKFNYVVCLIEASNNLDTMTIDR; encoded by the coding sequence atggCAGAAtcgaacaacaacaaaaatgtgCAACCTGCAATCCTTACATTTGATGGACATTATGATCATTGGGCGAAACTCATGGAGAATTTTCTTCGCTCTAAGGAGTATTGGCATTTGGTAGAGCATGGGATCTCCATTGTTACAAATAAAACAACTGCATCAGAAGCTGAACTTAAGGCCATGGAAGAACAACAACTGAATGACATGAAGATAAAGAACTATCTATATCAAGCCATCGATCGTGAAATTTTAGATACTATTCTTAATGATGATACATCCAAAGACATTTGGGACTCtatgaaacaaaaatttcaaggGCCTACAAGGGTGAAAAGAGCACAATTGCAAGCTTTGCGTCAAGAATTTGAAATGTTGCAAATGAAGGAAGATGAAACAGTGAATTCATACTTTGCCCGCACCTTGAAAATTGCTAAAAGTATGAAGGCGTGTGAAGAAAGAATGCGAGAGAACATTATTGCTGCAAAAATCTTGCGGTCCATGATTCcgaaatttaattatgttgtgtGCTTGATTGAAGCATCCAATAATTTGGACACTATGACGATCGATCGATGA
- the LOC114410655 gene encoding tetratricopeptide repeat protein 38-like, with protein sequence MEGVKLEDRWGYQVATSSQACVSAINSYYHQVLIYGRERSVILEAVAHDKHCVLANILAAHFLYSSGSSRALTCLHAAKSHLEHATLYEKLVFDAISYMLSEDRDDDVAVELHSKLLKEFPRDLLSLKRAQVLCFYMGLPGLSLSLIQQILPHNEGENYIYGMLAFPLLELGRMEEAEEAAKRGFEINKQDCWSQHALCHVLQYKCCFREAVKFMEECSSSWGSSSSFMLTHNWWHVALCYLEGNAPRQRVLEIYDNYIWKELERNDSMSADVYLNAAALLLQLYVRGELDIVGDRLKILSECLTNQENWYMEWHFDVLIVWTLAKTGEISKAEDLLKGLKNRLLRMTKKKQQRMQRGMMLAEALYAYGRDDDNRGLELLDPNFDATDYKIIGASDEQVDVFNEVWYNMLLNTGKPLKAIEVLEKQIKKRDGVPYLWRLLERAYKLANKEEEERIANEKATALESRYFN encoded by the exons ATGGAAGGTGTGAAATTGGAGGACAGATGGGGATACCAGGTTGCAACTTCTTCTCAGGCCTGCGTTTCAGCCATCAACTCCTACTACCATCAG GTTCTCATCTATGGTAGAGAGAGGTCTGTGATTCTGGAAGCAGTGGCACATGACAAACACTGTGTCTTGGCCAACATCTTGGCAGCACATTTCCTTTACTCCTCTGGTTCTTCTCGTGCTCTCACTTGTCTTCATGCCGCTAAGTCCCACCTT GAACATGCCACCTTGTACGAGAAACTAGTTTTCGATGCCATCAGTTATATGCTATCTGAAGATAGAGACGATGATGTAGCTGTTGAATTGCATTCTAAG CTTCTAAAGGAGTTCCCAAGAGATCTGCTTTCTCTAAAGAGAGCACAAGTCTTATGCTTCTACATGGGTCTGCCTGGTCTTTCTTTATCTCTTATTCAGCAG ATTCTGCCTCACAATGAAggagaaaattatatatatggcATGCTTGCTTTTCCTTTGTTGGAGCTTGGACGGATGGAGGAAGCTGAGGAAGCTGCCAAAAGGGGATTTGAAATCAATAAGCAAGACTGCTGGTCACAGCATGCT TTATGCCATGTCCTTCAGTATAAGTGCTGTTTTAGAGAAGCTGTTAAGTTCATGGAAGAATGTTCATCATCATGGggttcttcttcatcttttat GTTGACACACAATTGGTGGCATGTAGCACTTTGTTACTTAGAAGGTAATGCTCCGAGACAAAGAGTGCTAGAGATATATGACAATTATATATGGAAGGAGCTAGAAAGAAATGATTCTATGAGTGCAGAC GTTTACTTAAATGCCGCGGCTCTGCTTTTGCAGTTGTATGTACGTGGTGAATTGGATATTGTTGGTGATCGTCTCAAGATTCTATCAGAATGCCTAACTAATCAA GAAAACTGGTATATGGAATGGCACTTTGATGTATTGATAGTGTGGACTTTGGCAAAGACCGGAGAAATTTCTAAAGCAGAAGATCTTCTAAAGGGCTTAAAAAACAG GCTTTTGAGGATGACTAAAAAGAAGCAACAACGAATGCAGAGAGGAATGATG CTTGCAGAAGCACTCTACGCTTATGGAAGAGATGACGACAATCGTGGACTGGAACTACTTGATCCAAATTTTGATGCCACTGATTACAAG ATCATTGGGGCATCTGATGAACAAGTCGACGTATTCAATGAAGTTTGGTATAACATGTTGCTGAATACTGGAAAACCGTTGAAGG CAATTGAAGTGTTAGAGAAGCAAATCAAGAAGAGAGATGGCGTCCCCTACTTGTGGCGTCTACTA GAGAGGGCATACAAACTAGctaacaaagaagaagaagaaagaattgCGAACGAGAAGGCCACGGCTTTGGAGAGTCGTTACTTCAATTAA
- the LOC114410646 gene encoding glutathione S-transferase U18-like: protein MSKSEDLKLLGGWFSPFALRVQIALNLKGLEYQVVEETLNPKSDLLLKSNPVHKKIPVFFHGDKVICESAIIVEYIDEAWTNVPSILPQNAYDRANARFWFAYIDEKWFTSLRSVLVAEDDEAKKPHFEQAEEGLERLEEVFNKYSEGKAYFGGDSIGFIDIGFGSFLSWMRVIEEMSGRKLLDEKKHPGLTQWAETFAADPAVKGILPETDKLVEFAKILQLKWTAAAAAAAK, encoded by the exons ATGTCTAAAAGCGAAGACTTGAAGCTTTTGGGAGGCTGGTTCAGCCCATTTGCCCTGAGGGTGCAGATTGCCCTTAACCTCAAGGGTCTAGAATATCAGGTTGTTGAAGAGACCTTGAATCCCAAAAGTGACCTGCTTCTTAAGTCCAACCCTGTGCACAAGAAAATCCCAGTTTTCTTCCATGGAGATAAAGTCATTTGTGAATCTGCAATCATAGTTGAGTACATTGATGAGGCTTGGACTAATGTTCCCTCCATCCTTCCACAAAATGCTTATGATCGTGCTAATGCTCGATTTTGGTTTGCCTACATTGATGAGAAG TGGTTTACGTCCTTGAGAAGTGTTCTAGTGGCTGAAGATGATGAGGCAAAGAAGCCACACTTTGAGCAAGCAGAAGAAGGGCTTGAGAGGTTGGAAGAAGTGTTCAACAAGTACAGTGAAGGGAAGGCCTATTTCGGAGGAGATAGCATTGGATTCATTGACATTGGTTTTGGGAGCTTCTTGAGTTGGATGAGAGTCATAGAGGAGATGAGTGGAAGAAAATTGCTTGATGAAAAGAAGCACCCTGGTTTGACCCAATGGGCTGAAACGTTTGCTGCTGATCCTGCTGTGAAGGGCATTCTTCCAGAGACTGATAAGCTTGTTGAGTTTGCCAAGATTCTTCAGCTAAAATGGACTGCTGCAGCAGCTGCAGCTGCAAAGTAA